Proteins from a single region of Chanodichthys erythropterus isolate Z2021 chromosome 13, ASM2448905v1, whole genome shotgun sequence:
- the bco2l gene encoding beta-carotene 15, 15-dioxygenase 2, like, whose protein sequence is MSKPAQDPVYKVPANKKRPSASGLEFIGPLVSSVEETPDPIGTVIKGEIPSWITGSFLRNGPGKFEFGESKFIHWFDGMALMHRFQIKDGQVTYSSRFLRSDSYVQNAENNRIVVSEFGTLATPDPCKNIFARFFSRFQIPKATDNAGVSFVKYKGDFYVSTETNFMRRIDPLSLETKEKVDWTKYIAINAATAHPHYDREGATYNMGNSYGRKGFFYHILRVPPGEGPNDVADLSGAEILCSIPAADPRKPSYYHSFVMSENYIVFIEQPIKLDLLKFMLYRVAGKSFHKVMSWNPALETIFHVADRRTGQLIKTKYYSSAMFTLHQINAYEDNGYLIMDMCCGDDGSVIGDFTMENLRQASGEELDKFFNSLCTNLPRRYVLPLDVKEEEPNDHNLINLPYTTATAVKTKTGVFLTHEELYNDDLLQYGGLEFPQINYTHYNARPYRYFYACGFGHLFGDSLLKMDLEGKKLKVWSHAGLFPSEPVFVPAPDAKDEDDGVVMSVVITPREKKSSFLLVLDAKTFTELGRAEVPVDIPYGTHGLFNEMSSNRKTAAQINS, encoded by the exons ATGTCTAAACCTGCACAGGATCCAGTGTATAAAGTGCCAG CTAACAAAAAACGGCCATCTGCCAGTGGTCTGGAGTTCATTGGTCCTCTTGTGAGCTCTGTGGAGGAGACCCCAGACCCCATCGGCACAGTTATTAAGGGTGAAATTCCCTCCTGGATCACTGGCAGCTTCCTTAGGAATGGACCTGGCAAATTTGAGTTTGGTGAAAGCAA ATTCATCCACTGGTTTGATGGCATGGCGCTGATGCATCGTTTCCAAATTAAAGATGGTCAGGTGACCTACAGCAGCCGTTTTTTGCGCAGTGACTCTTATGTGCAGAATGCAGAGAATAACCGAATTGTGGTGTCTGAATTTGGCACCCTGGCAACACCTGACCCATGCAAGAATATCTTCGCTCGGTTCTTTTCACGTTTTCAGATTCCAA AGGCAACTGATAATGCAGGAGTGAGCTTTGTTAAGTACAAAGGAGATTTTTACGTAAGCACAGAGACCAACTTCATGCGCAGAATCGACCCTCTGAGCCTGGAAACCAAAGAAAag GTGGATTGGACAAAATATATTGCAATTAATGCAGCAACAGCTCATCCACATTATGACCGTGAAGGAGCGACTTACAACATGGGAAACTCATATGGCCGAAAAG GCTTCTTCTACCATATCCTCAGAGTCCCACCTGGCGAAGGGCCGAATGATGTTGCTGATCTGTCTGGTGCTGAGATTCTTTGCTctattcctgctgctgacccTAGGAAACCATCATACTACCACAGTTTTG TCATGTCAGAGAATTACATAGTCTTCATTGAGCAGCCGATCAAGCTAGACCTGCTGAAATTCATGCTGTACAGAGTTGCTGGAAAGAGCTTTCATAAAGTCATGTCCTGGAATCCAGCTCTAGAAACCATCTTCCATGTGGCAGACAGACGCACTGGCCAG CTCATCAAGACAAAATACTATAGCAGTGCCATGTTCACCCTGCACCAGATTAATGCATATGAGGATAATGGATATTTGATTATGGACATGTGCTGTGGAGATGATGGCAGTGTGATCGGCGACTTCACGATGGAGAACCTTCGTCAAGCATCTGGGGAAGAACTTGACAAG TTCTTCAATTCATTGTGTACAAACTTACCACGGCGATATGTATTGCCTCTGGATGTAAAGGAAGAGGAGCCCAATGACCACAACCTCATCAATTTGCCGTACACCACTGCCACTGCTGTGAAGACTAAAACTGGG GTGTTCCTCACCCATGAAGAGCTCTACAATGATGACCTGTTGCAGTATGGTGGTCTTGAGTTTCCACAGATAAACTACACGCACTACAATGCTCGTCCTTATCGTTACTTTTATGCCTGTGGCTTTGGACACCTGTTTGGTGACTCTCTGCTTAAGATGGATCTAGAAGGAAAGAAGCTAAAG GTGTGGAGCCATGCTGGTTTGTTCCCATCAGAACCAGTGTTTGTTCCAGCACCTGATGCTAAAGATGAGGACGATGGTGTGGTCATGTCTGTGGTCATTACACCAAGAGAG aaaaagagcagtttcctcctGGTCCTTGATGCTAAGACCTTCACAGAACTTGGACGAGCAGAAGTTCCAGTGGACATCCCATATGGCACTCATGGACTCTTCAATGAGATGAGCTCAAATAGAAAAACAGCAGCTCAAATCAACTCATAA
- the ankrd34bb gene encoding ankyrin repeat domain 34Bb, with product MEDSTEVRTGGNSLLKAVYLCRLRLTRLLLEGGAYINESNERGETPLMVACKSHHVDAQSVPKPKIIRYLLENGADPNIQDKSGKTALMHACIERTGDEVLSLLLSSGADPSLEDHTGSSALVYAVNAGDKDALRVLLDACKAKGKEVIIITTDKLPSGRQMTKQYLNVPPPPNLEDRLHCAPASCMFPSEFKLSTPQISPPTNNQSETLGSTPTIPTSKPESLIQDSSPLRAASVVKLLHLQRLHSEPWLKIPPSLLLQQSKSSSLTEELLDITPEEELSFGYNGCQPPLRATVARHQSIDAKDSFGLLRAFETTSDGERELTKEQKWLSRKMSYDGELLPHSSSHQNLKQASISDMAPMDRDPVCLPNLAVSSLRNVFRRRNIGMDHYSSDSQLPQFGSQPSEDLGKTGGGGGSGGTEKRKLVTSRSSTLSGSRESLESLVQRRSPAMLERRGSGALLLDHISQTRPGYLPPLNPHAPIPDIKVNTSGTGISKPVAGTTPIVAGTTPIVPGSRHFVPCAPSHPRDLKNKKSLLRRHSMQTEQIKQLVNFEEIFGQ from the exons ATGGAGGACTCAACGGAGGTGCGGACGGGTGGAAACTCTTTGCTGAAAGCCGTATATCTGTGCCGCCTGAGGTTGACGCGCCTGCTGCTGGAAGGAGGGGCTTACATTAATGAGAGCAATGAGAGGGGAGAAACTCCACTGATGGTGGCCTGCAAAAGTCATCATGTTGATGCTCAGAGTGTGCCAAAACCCAAGATCATCAG GTATCTTCTTGAAAATGGTGCAGACCCCAACATTCAGGATAAGTCTGGTAAGACAGCCCTAATGCATGCCTGCATAGAGCGGACGGGCGACGAGGTGCTGTCACTTCTTCTCTCCAGTGGAGCTGACCCTAGTTTAGAGGACCACACTGGTTCCTCTGCTCTGGTCTACGCAGTTAATGCTGGAGACAAGGATGCACTGAGAGTACTACTGGATGCCTGCAAGGCCAAGGGCAAAGAAGTCATTATCATTACAACCGACAAACTACCCTCTGGAAGACAAATGACCAAACAGTATTTGAACGTACCGCCACCTCCAAATCTTGAGGACCGATTGCACTGTGCCCCTGCGTCATGCATGTTCCCCTCTGAATTTAAACTTTCTACCCCGCAAATCTCCCCACCCACCAATAACCAATCTGAGACCCTGGGATCCACTCCAACAATTCCCACATCTAAGCCAGAGTCACTAATTCAAGATTCAAGCCCTCTGCGAGCAGCTAGTGTGGTGAAGCTGCTGCATCTACAGAGGCTTCACTCAGAGCCCTGGCTGAAGATCCCCCCTTCTCTGCTCCTACAGCAAAGCAAGTCCTCATCCTTGACTGAGGAGCTTCTCGATATCACCCCCGAAGAGGAGCTCTCATTTGGGTACAATGGTTGCCAACCTCCATTGAGAGCGACGGTAGCTCGTCACCAAAGCATTGATGCCAAAGACTCTTTTGGTCTGCTTAGAGCCTTTGAAACAACATCTGATGGAGAAAGAGAATTAACAAAAGAACAGAAATGGCTCAGTAGAAAAATGTCCTATGATGGTGAGTTGCTACCACACTCCTCCTCACATCAGAACCTCAAGCAGGCATCCATCTCAGACATGGCTCCTATGGACCGGGATCCAGTCTGTCTTCCCAACTTGGCCGTTTCAAGCCTGCGCAATGTGTTTCGTCGCCGCAACATTGGAATGGACCACTACAGCTCTGACTCTCAGTTGCCTCAATTTGGGAGCCAACCCTCGGAAGACCTCGGGAAGactggaggaggaggaggaagtggAGGGACGGAGAAACGCAAGCTTGTCACCAGCCGCTCCTCCACTCTCTCTGGATCCAGAGAGTCTCTAGAGAGTCTCGTTCAGAGGAGGAGCCCTGCGATGCTGGAGCGGAGGGGATCCGGAGCCCTACTCCTAGACCATATCTCACAAACCCGCCCTGGTTATCTGCCACCTCTTAATCCACATGCGCCCATTCCAGATATCAAAGTCAATACCAGTGGAACAGGTATAAGCAAGCCTGTGGCAGGAACTACACCCATTGTGGCAGGAACTACACCCATTGTTCCTGGATCGAGGCATTTTGTCCCCTGTGCCCCGAGCCATCCCAGAGATCTCAAGAACAAGAAGAGTCTGTTAAGACGACACTCCATGCAAACTGAGCAGATCAAGCAGCTGGTCAATTTTGAGGAAATCTTTGGTCAGTAA
- the dhfr gene encoding dihydrofolate reductase: MSRILNCIVAVCPDMGIGRNGNLPWHPIRLSNEFKHFQKMTMTPSVEGKKNVVIMGRKTWFSIPAQNRPLKNRINIVLSRELKTAPEGAHFLASDLDSALHLLDSSELEKQVDQVWIIGGSALYKEVMERSGPRRLFVTRVLKQFDCDTFIPDINMDKYKLRPEFPGVPTGLQDENGVQYVFEVYDSADH; encoded by the exons ATGTCTCGAATACTCAATTGTATTGTAGCAGTTTGTCCAGATATGGGAATAGGTAGAAATGGAAATCTACCATGGCATCCAATAAGACTAAG TAATgaattcaagcactttcagaAGATGACCATGACCCCTTCAGTTGAGG GTAAAAAGAATGTGGTCATCATGGGCAGAAAGACATGGTTCTCTATTCCTGCACAAAACAGACCCCTAAAGAACAGGATCAACATAGTTCTCAGCAGAGAGCTCAA GACAGCCCCAGAGGGAGCTCACTTCCTTGCTTCAGACTTGGATTCAGCTCTCCATCTGTTAGACAGCTCTGAGCTTGAAAAACAAGTGGACCAAGTTTGGATAATTGGTGGCAGCGCTCTGTACAAG GAGGTGATGGAACGCTCTGGTCCCAGGCGTCTTTTTGTAACACGGGTACTCAAGCAGTTTGACTGTGACACATTTATACCCGATATTAACATGGACAAGTACAAGCTCCGGCCTGA ATTCCCGGGTGTACCCACTGGCTTACAGGATGAGAATGGTGTTCAATATGTGTTTGAAGTGTATGATAGTGCCGACCACTAA
- the si:ch211-214j8.12 gene encoding uncharacterized protein si:ch211-214j8.12, which translates to MPLFRQLEPTPERGGQKKKKRKNEWTEDEDKPSTLIGLCLQSLAENMKEMWVKDYAQKYMDQYFFRYIIGPFCSLPGELLEELLCILSSRNLLTRAALHLLLLPQLSCLSLASACSLVNANLCSLIQIRCQNLQSLDLSGAQNISASVLCELLGSQRHLCSLSLAGTLCDQRVISVVCRQCPKLKHLDVSRCLHITPAGLLPLAYQEPLVKNSNTFRSLLALDIGLAENERDAVAAVAFLLLSLPGLQRLAVEGLGQACDLIQNRQFEVTDEFTSREGVPCLKDMWAKRTQEDCLKDSSLLSADGVESFTLEGKIDEWLSLEESHMDASETTRINEWTETSGEGYGKDGCRSKDCKGRDSVTTSLKDVQGLSLDTLEAVGKICPDLHVLSLDCLQSNAHGNADHFEQATILARGLSRFSGQLHSLSLQFAGLLSDVVPALRAAGSHMLSLTLEGIRADGHTPLLELIHACPRLASLTVHLDPPSTNLDGGDDDAEDEGEDEGLLSNLPCLPHLRSLTLNFSLDEQQMKPALCWRSLKGVLWALLRGASLLQKLSLIAVPCRLDPVFKLVLNHPAKPLGALDNPPLHCLRSVSLNRSDITMETVVHIVNACRRLSHLDLSGCWAMTLSNITKLQSKSKRRRHTLQITWT; encoded by the exons ATGCCCTTGTTCCGACAACTCGAACCCACACCAGAGAGGGGAGgtcagaagaagaaaaaacgcAAGAATGAATGGACTGAGGATGAGGACAAACCTTCCACACTGATTGGCCTTTGTCTTCAAAGCCTAGCCGAGAACATGAAGGAGATGTGGGTCAAAGATTATGCCCAAAAATACATGGACCAGTATTTCTTCAGATACATCATTGGTCCTTTCTGCTCATTAC CCGGTGAGTTGTTGGAAGAGCTGTTGTGCATCCTGTCCTCGCGTAATTTGCTGACACGTGCGGCCCTGCACCTCCTTCTCCTACCGCAGCTGAGCTGTCTGTCCCTCGCCTCTGCATGCAGCCTTGTCAATGCCAACCTCTGCTCCCTTATTCAGATACGCTGCCag AATCTTCAGTCTCTGGATCTTAGTGGCGCACAGAATATATCTGCATCAGTGCTGTGTGAGCTCCTGGGCAGCCAACGTCATCTCTGTTCCCTCTCCTTGGCTGGAACTCTGTGTGATCAGAGAGTGATATCAGTGGTTTGCCGGCAATGCCCCAAGCTGAAACACCTGGATGTATCACGGTGCCTTCACATCACCCCTGCAGGCCTACTGCCTCTGGCCTACCAAGAGCCCCTTGTGAAGAATTCAAACACCTTCAGAAGTCTGCTTGCTTTGGATATTGGTTTAGCAGAAAACGAGAGAGATGCAGTAGCTGCAGTTGCATTCCTCCTGCTCAGCTTGCCCGGTCTTCAGAGGTTGGCAGTGGAGGGACTGGGGCAGGCTTGTGATCTCATACAGAACAGACAGTTTGAGGTGACAGATGAGTTCACTAGTAGAGAAGGTGTGCCATGCCTTAAAGACATGTGGGCGAAGCGGACACAGGAAGATTGCTTGAAAGACAGCAGTTTACTGAGTGCAGATGGAGTTGAGAGTTTTACTTTGGAAGGAAAAATAGATGAATGGTTATCATTAGAGGAGAGTCACATGGATGCTAGTGAAACTACAAGGATAAATGAATGGACAGAGACTTCAGGAGAGGGTTATGGAAAAGATGGATGTAGAAGTAAGGATTGTAAAGGAAGGGATAGTGTGACAACATCTCTTAAGGATGTACAAGGACTGTCTCTGGATACTTTGGAGGCAGTAGGGAAGATCTGCCCTGACCTGCATGTCCTCTCTTTGGACTGTCTCCAGAGTAATGCTCATGGTAATGCTGACCACTTCGAACAGGCAACAATTTTAGCCAGAGGACTTAGTAGGTTTTCTGGACAGCTACACTCTCTTTCTCTACAGTTTGCTGGTCTTCTGTCTGATGTGGTTCCTGCCCTGAGAGCCGCAGGCTCACACATGCTCTCGCTCACCTTGGAAGGGATCAGAGCTGATGGACATACTCCTCTTCTGGAGCTCATTCATGCCTGTCCCAGACTCGCCTCTCTCACTGTTCATTTAGACCCACCCAGCACTAATTTAGATGGAGGTGATGATGATGCAGAGGATGAGGGTGAAGATGAAGGCCTTCTTTCTAATCTGCCATGCCTTCCACACCTTCGTTCTTTAACACTAAA TTTTTCATTGGATGAACAACAAATGAAGCCTGCATTGTGCTGGAGGTCTCTGAAGGGAGTACTGTGGGCACTACTTAGGGGTGCGTCACTCCTTCAGAAGCTCTCGCTAATCGCTGTTCCCTGTCGACTGGACCCTGTATTCAAACTTGTCCTGAATCATCCGGCCAAACCCCTCGGGGCCCTAGACAATCCCCCACTACACTGCCTTAGATCTGTTAGTCTGAACCGCTCAGATATCACTATGGAGACTGTAGTACATATTGTAAACGCTTGTAGGCGCTTATCCCATTTGGATTTAAGTGGCTGTTGGGCAATGACTTTGAGCAATATCACAAAGTTACAATCCAAATCCAAAAGGAGGCGCCACACACTGCAAATAACATGGACATGA